A genomic region of Lytechinus pictus isolate F3 Inbred chromosome 2, Lp3.0, whole genome shotgun sequence contains the following coding sequences:
- the LOC135153232 gene encoding uncharacterized protein K02A2.6-like, giving the protein MVVVKKPQKLRICLDPKDLNRAIKRPHYPIPVIDDILPNLAKAKVFTVLDAKDGFWQVKMDEASSYLTTFSTPFGRYRYKRMPFGISSAPEEFQRRQHEIIEGLPGVEVIADDFIVFGSGDTKEEALADHDRNLEEFLKRARKVNLKLNRAKLKLRQSTVTYMGHKLSTDGLRPDPEKIRAVVGMAPPADKKGVQRLLGSVTYLAKFLPRLSEVAEPLRRLTDKEAHFEWLEYHDQALGEIKKMLTQAPVLKYFDITQEVTIQCDASEKGLGATLLQNGQPVVFASRALSRTEQCYAQIEKECLSIVFACDRFAHYIQGKKTTVETDHKPLVPIFGKSLHRAPKRLQRMLMRLQRYQLQLQHKPGKDMHIADWLSRAYLPNDRKESRIFDELEVINQMDLLKVSAATEHQLRCSTGTDQQLQELMLMVRQGWPDNKEAVPGSIREYFNYRDEITAQNGILFKGQKVIIPMALRSMMVEKVHRSHLGIEACIRRARDTLFWPGMAAQVREKVEQCPTCNSMKPKQQKETMMSAEIPSRPWKVVGQDLFHVNNKDYLVTVDFYSDYWELDQMDATRAGDVAQCTKQHFARYGIPERVITDNGPQFVAQEYAQFAAEWDFEHVTSSPRYSQSNGKSESAVKIVKTIIKKAVKEGSDVQRAILEWRNTPDPDGVSAVQKLMSRRTRTGLPTPDVLLMPHVVPNVPEQIKLRKQKAKLQYDRGAKDLPELRIGQGVLLQPDLPHQPWRQAVCRKILGDRSYLVQTDDGHQFRRNRRFLRATANSAPEAPSTEPTEVEHQRQRTRLQSSSEERTGRSSAIEQQEVTQESPPPTSRGGRPQRQKKIPAKYNDFILT; this is encoded by the coding sequence ATGGTAGTTGTAAAGAAGCCTCAGAAATTGCGCATATGCCTAGATCCAAAAGATCTTAATAGAGCCATAAAGAGGCCACACTACCCCATTCCGGTCATTGATGATATCCTTCCAAATTTAGCCAAAGCCAAGGTCTTCACAGTATTAGACGCCAAGGATGGCTTCTGGCAAGTAAAGATGGACGAGGCCAGTAGCTACCTGACAACTTTCTCCACACCGTTCGGGCGTTACAGATACAAGCGCATGCCATTCGGGATTTCCTCAGCACCCGAGGAATTTCAACGTAGACAGCATGAGATTATTGAGGGCCTGCCAGGAGTTGAAGTCATAGCTGATGACTTCATAGTGTTTGGCTCAGGCGACACCAAGGAAGAAGCACTTGCTGACCACGATAGGAACTTAGAAGAGTTCCTTAAAAGGGCTCGTAAGGTGAATCTGAAGCTCAATAGGGCCAAGCTGAAGCTGAGACAAAGTACAGTGACGTACATGGGCCATAAGCTGTCAACAGATGGATTACGTCCCGATCCAGAGAAGATTCGAGCTGTCGTGGGAATGGCACCCCCAGCAGACAAAAAGGGTGTCCAAAGGCTGCTAGGTAGTGTTACCTACCTAGCCAAGTTTCTTCCCAGGCTTTCAGAAGTAGCAGAGCCTCTCCGGAGACTGACAGATAAAGAGGCACACTTTGAATGGCTCGAATACCACGACCAAGCTCTGGGAGAAATCAAGAAGATGCTCACACAGGCACCTGTGCTGAAGTACTTTGATATAACACAGGAAGTGACAATTCAGTGTGATGCATCAGAAAAGGGTCTTGGAGCCACACTCTTACAGAATGGACAACCAGTGGTCTTCGCATCCAGAGCTCTTTCAAGAACGGAACAGTGTTATGCACAGATAGAGAAGGAGTGCCTCTCCATTGTGTTTGCTTGTGACAGATTTGCACACTATATTCAAGGCAAGAAGACAACTGTCGAGACTGACCATAAGCCCCTGGTGCCAATCTTTGGCAAGAGTTTGCACAGAGCACCAAAAAGGCTTCAAAGAATGTTGATGAGGCTACAAAGATACCAGTTGCAGCTACAGCATAAGCCAGGAAAAGATATGCACATAGCTGATTGGCTGAGCCGTGCTTACTTACCCAATGACAGGAAAGAATCCAGGATCTTTGACGAACTCGAGGTCATCAACCAGATGGATCTCTTGAAAGTAAGTGCAGCCACTGAGCACCAACTGAGATGTAGCACCGGTACAGACCAACAGCTTCAGGAGCTAATGTTAATGGTCCGACAAGGATGGCCAGACAACAAGGAGGCTGTTCCTGGTAGCATCCGGGAGTACTTCAATTACAGGGATGAGATTACAGCCCAGAATGGAATCTTGTTTAAGGGACAGAAGGTGATCATCCCTATGGCACTACGAAGTATGATGGTGGAAAAAGTGCACAGGAGCCACCTAGGAATAGAGGCCTGCATCAGACGGGCTAGGGACACACTTTTCTGGCCTGGAATGGCAGCCCAAGTCAGAGAAAAGGTGGAGCAATGCCCTACATGCAATTCCATGAAGCCCAAACagcaaaaggaaacaatgaTGTCAGCTGAAATACCAAGCAGGCCATGGAAGGTTGTGGGACAAGATTTATTCCATGTGAATAACAAGGATTATCTGGTGACGGTAGACTTCTACTCTGACTACTGGGAGCTGGACCAGATGGATGCCACGAGAGCCGGAGATGTTGCCCAGTGCACTAAACAACATTTCGCACGTTATGGCATCCCGGAGCGAGTCATAACAGACAATGGACCACAATTTGTGGCCCAGGAATACGCCCAATTTGCAGCAGAATGGGACTTTGAACACGTGACAAGCTCACCCAGATACAGCCAGAGCAATGGAAAATCTGAGTCAGCTGTAAAGATAGTAAAAACGATCATCAAGAAAGCTGTGAAGGAAGGTAGCGATGTCCAACGAGCAATACTGGAATGGAGGAACACTCCTGATCCTGATGGAGTGAGTGCTGTCCAGAAACTGATGTCAAGACGCACTCGTACAGGCCTTCCCACACCAGACGTACTACTAATGCCTCATGTAGTACCAAATGTTCCTGAGCAAATCAAATTGAGAAAGCAGAAGGCCAAGCTCCAGTATGACCGAGGGGCTAAGGATCTACCAGAACTTAGAATCGGCCAAGGTGTACTTCTACAGCCTGATCTCCCTCACCAACCCTGGAGACAAGCGGTGTGTAGAAAGATCCTTGGCGACAGGTCATACTTGGTACAGACGGATGACGGCCATCAATTTCGACGCAACCGCAGGTTCCTGAGAGCAACAGCCAACAGTGCTCCTGAGGCACCCTCTACAGAGCCGACAGAAGTTGAGCATCAGCGACAACGCACTCGCCTTCAGTCTTCATCTGAGGAGCGTACTGGCCGTAGCAGTGCCATTGAGCAACAGGAAGTAACCCAGGAATCTCCACCTCCTACATCCCGTGGAGGTAGACCACAGCGGCAGAAGAAAATCCCAGCAAAGTACAATGATTTTATTCTTACTTAG